In one window of Streptomyces sp. FXJ1.172 DNA:
- a CDS encoding dihydrofolate reductase family protein: protein MRSVTYSMSVSLDGYIVGPDGCFDWTVPDEEVFRFATDGVREVGVHLLGRRLYETMLYWETADQDPSLDFSTLEFAAIWKSLPKVVFSATLSAVQGNARLASGGLAEEIERLRAEPGEGDIAIGGATLAAEAAALGLIDEYRARVHPVLVGGGIPFFPQHERRVDLELLETRTFSSRVVYLRYRVTRQP, encoded by the coding sequence ATGCGTAGCGTGACCTATTCCATGAGCGTCTCACTTGACGGCTACATCGTTGGGCCGGACGGCTGCTTCGACTGGACGGTGCCCGACGAGGAGGTCTTTCGCTTCGCCACCGACGGGGTGAGAGAGGTCGGCGTCCACCTGCTGGGGCGACGGCTGTACGAGACGATGCTGTACTGGGAGACCGCCGACCAGGATCCATCGCTCGACTTCTCCACGCTCGAGTTTGCCGCGATCTGGAAGTCGCTGCCCAAGGTGGTGTTCTCCGCCACGTTGTCGGCAGTCCAGGGCAATGCCCGCCTGGCCTCCGGCGGCCTGGCGGAGGAGATCGAGCGGTTGCGAGCCGAGCCGGGAGAGGGTGACATCGCGATCGGCGGCGCGACTCTCGCCGCCGAGGCGGCCGCGTTGGGTCTGATCGACGAGTACCGCGCCAGGGTCCACCCGGTGCTGGTCGGCGGGGGCATCCCCTTCTTCCCCCAGCACGAGCGCCGGGTGGATCTCGAACTCCTCGAGACCCGCACCTTCAGCTCGAGAGTCGTCTACCTCCGCTACCGTGTGACGCGCCAGCCGTAG
- a CDS encoding ATP-binding protein, giving the protein MRQHTSTSPGRPGGVLDRDAGRPTSAPGRGLAAGDGTTTLITDLPYGPEAAEVARCAVTLALRGTETDVLADARLIGSELATNAFVAGSPPLVLCVDRRSLARGGLEVEITVTDGGCSCPAPASPAAPYEQAESGRGLVIVDALADAWSLTTGTSGSRASCRLTHRPCSSSAGA; this is encoded by the coding sequence TTGAGACAGCACACGAGCACCTCCCCAGGCCGACCGGGCGGTGTGCTGGACCGTGACGCCGGACGACCAACCTCCGCCCCCGGACGCGGGCTCGCCGCTGGCGACGGCACGACCACCCTGATCACGGATCTGCCGTATGGACCGGAAGCGGCCGAGGTCGCCCGGTGCGCCGTGACGCTGGCACTGCGTGGCACTGAGACGGACGTACTTGCTGACGCCCGCCTGATCGGGTCGGAACTCGCGACGAACGCCTTCGTCGCGGGCAGTCCTCCGTTGGTTCTGTGCGTCGACCGCAGGAGTCTGGCCAGGGGCGGCCTGGAGGTCGAGATCACTGTCACCGACGGCGGCTGTTCCTGCCCCGCACCCGCTTCTCCTGCCGCTCCCTACGAGCAGGCCGAATCAGGACGGGGACTGGTCATCGTCGATGCCTTGGCCGATGCCTGGTCGCTGACGACTGGCACCAGCGGCTCTCGTGCCTCGTGCCGACTCACCCACAGGCCGTGCTCCTCGTCCGCCGGCGCCTGA
- a CDS encoding GntR family transcriptional regulator — protein MLSTGLPQGAVPKLDRPGPLRDRVYEALLELITTRALQPGQHLVESELAGHLGVSRQPVREALQRLNTEGWVDLRPAQGAFVHEPTEEEADQLLTVRTLLEAEAARLAALNADAKGVEALFDIVKKGRTAVGVNDVTRAVALNAAFHAKVMELAGNAVLAELAAQVDRRVRWYYTPVAKLRGGTSWAEHSDLVFAIKERDEQKAARLMREHTEHTRHSYHHRNDS, from the coding sequence ATGTTGTCGACCGGACTGCCGCAGGGGGCCGTGCCCAAACTGGACCGCCCCGGCCCGCTGCGCGACCGCGTCTACGAGGCCCTGCTGGAACTGATCACCACCCGCGCGCTGCAGCCCGGCCAGCATCTGGTGGAGAGCGAGCTGGCCGGGCACCTCGGGGTCTCCCGGCAGCCGGTGCGCGAGGCGCTGCAGCGGCTGAACACCGAGGGCTGGGTCGATCTGCGGCCCGCGCAGGGGGCGTTCGTGCACGAGCCGACCGAGGAGGAGGCCGACCAGCTGCTCACGGTCCGCACCCTGCTGGAGGCCGAGGCGGCCAGGCTCGCGGCCCTCAACGCCGACGCCAAGGGCGTCGAGGCGCTCTTCGACATCGTCAAGAAGGGCCGGACGGCGGTCGGCGTCAACGACGTGACCCGCGCCGTCGCGCTGAACGCGGCCTTCCACGCCAAGGTCATGGAGCTGGCCGGCAACGCGGTCCTCGCCGAACTGGCCGCCCAGGTGGACCGCCGGGTCCGCTGGTACTACACCCCCGTCGCCAAGCTGCGCGGCGGCACCTCCTGGGCCGAGCACTCCGACCTGGTCTTCGCGATCAAGGAGCGGGACGAGCAGAAGGCCGCCAGGCTGATGCGCGAGCACACCGAGCACACCCGGCACTCCTACCACCACCGCAACGATTCCTGA
- a CDS encoding NUDIX domain-containing protein produces the protein MPGLRLVNADAVEHLDTAAPYDVIYSLSTIHFLNPHRLLPALATALKPGGRLYFTVLHTNSAGDGPTSTVTPRPEILHLAGGGDLTVHMWVLTPEVWEDLLEQYGLRVQDVTVLDAPQDDSHASYRLFQAHRPARITARPRTAKPPVASAAVGVGAVLLGPQGLLLGRHRLATRELPGGTVEPGETLQEAVVRELAEETGLYADPDDVRLLGMLLDQVDDVVRITFGALVTRWRGEPADQPDESVGDWRWWPLDTLPPDLFECSAQILTAWRPDLPIDHAPARFTPITDPHTPTTA, from the coding sequence GTGCCAGGACTGCGGCTGGTCAACGCCGACGCCGTCGAGCACCTGGACACGGCAGCTCCCTACGACGTGATCTACTCCCTGAGCACCATCCACTTCCTCAACCCCCACCGGCTCCTGCCCGCCCTGGCGACCGCCCTCAAGCCCGGGGGGCGGCTGTACTTCACCGTGCTGCACACCAACTCCGCCGGCGACGGCCCCACCTCCACCGTCACCCCACGCCCGGAGATCCTGCACCTGGCCGGCGGCGGCGACCTCACCGTGCACATGTGGGTGCTCACACCCGAGGTGTGGGAAGACCTGCTCGAGCAGTACGGGCTCCGCGTGCAGGACGTCACCGTCCTCGACGCGCCGCAGGACGACAGCCACGCCTCCTACCGGCTCTTCCAGGCCCACCGACCCGCCCGCATCACCGCACGCCCCCGCACCGCGAAGCCACCTGTCGCCAGCGCCGCAGTAGGCGTCGGCGCCGTGCTGCTCGGGCCCCAAGGCCTGCTCCTGGGCCGACACCGGCTGGCCACACGAGAGCTGCCCGGCGGGACCGTGGAGCCGGGCGAGACGCTGCAGGAAGCAGTCGTACGCGAACTCGCCGAGGAGACCGGCCTCTACGCCGACCCCGACGACGTCCGCCTCCTCGGCATGCTCCTCGACCAGGTCGACGACGTCGTCCGCATCACCTTCGGCGCACTCGTCACCCGATGGCGCGGGGAACCGGCCGACCAGCCCGACGAGAGCGTCGGCGACTGGCGCTGGTGGCCTCTGGACACCCTGCCCCCAGACCTGTTCGAGTGCAGCGCCCAAATCCTCACCGCATGGCGCCCCGACCTCCCGATCGACCACGCACCCGCCCGCTTCACCCCCATCACCGACCCGCACACGCCCACCACCGCGTGA
- a CDS encoding beta-ketoacyl-ACP synthase III: MNGSRIAAIGHYQPARVLTNDDLAGLVDTSDEWIRSRVGIRTRHIAGPDEPVDELAAHAAAKALAAAGLAPGDIDLVLVATSTAIDRSPNTAARVAARLGIAQPAAMDVNVVCAGFTHALATADHTVRAGAATRALVIGADKMSDVTDWSDRTTCVLVGDGAGAAVVEACPPGREPGIGPVLWGSVPQMGHAVRIEGTPPRFAQEGQSVYRWATTQLPAIARQACEKAGVAPEELAGVVLHQANLRIIEPLAEKLGAVNAVVARDVTESGNTSAASIPLAFSKLLEQGALRGGEPVLLFGFGGNLSYAGQVVRCP, encoded by the coding sequence ATGAACGGCTCGCGCATCGCGGCCATCGGTCACTACCAGCCCGCCAGAGTCCTGACCAACGACGATCTGGCGGGTCTGGTCGACACGAGCGACGAGTGGATCCGCAGCCGGGTCGGTATCCGTACCCGCCACATCGCCGGACCGGACGAGCCGGTGGACGAGCTGGCCGCGCACGCCGCCGCCAAGGCCCTCGCGGCCGCCGGGCTGGCCCCCGGCGACATCGACCTGGTCCTGGTCGCCACCTCCACGGCGATCGACCGCTCCCCGAACACCGCTGCCCGGGTCGCGGCCCGGCTCGGCATCGCGCAGCCGGCCGCGATGGACGTCAACGTGGTGTGCGCCGGCTTCACGCACGCCCTGGCCACCGCGGACCACACCGTCCGGGCCGGCGCGGCCACCCGGGCGCTGGTCATCGGCGCCGACAAGATGTCCGACGTCACCGACTGGAGCGACCGCACCACCTGCGTCCTTGTCGGTGACGGGGCCGGGGCCGCCGTGGTCGAGGCGTGCCCGCCTGGCCGGGAGCCCGGGATCGGGCCGGTGCTTTGGGGGTCGGTGCCGCAGATGGGGCACGCGGTGCGGATCGAGGGCACCCCGCCGCGGTTCGCGCAGGAGGGACAGAGCGTCTACCGCTGGGCCACCACCCAGCTGCCGGCCATCGCCCGCCAGGCCTGCGAGAAGGCCGGCGTGGCCCCCGAGGAGCTGGCCGGCGTCGTCCTGCACCAGGCCAACCTGCGCATCATCGAACCGCTCGCCGAGAAGCTCGGTGCCGTCAACGCCGTGGTCGCCCGGGATGTCACCGAATCCGGCAACACCTCGGCGGCCAGCATCCCGCTCGCCTTCTCCAAGCTGCTCGAGCAGGGAGCGCTGCGCGGCGGCGAACCGGTGCTGCTGTTCGGCTTCGGCGGCAATCTGTCGTACGCCGGACAGGTCGTACGCTGCCCGTGA
- a CDS encoding MFS transporter small subunit: protein MPSDSSPPNRRGLIVLAWLWVAAPLAYGVYELVQKATQLFTK, encoded by the coding sequence ATGCCCAGCGACAGCAGCCCGCCTAACCGGAGGGGCCTGATCGTCCTCGCCTGGCTGTGGGTGGCGGCACCCCTCGCCTACGGGGTGTACGAACTCGTGCAGAAGGCGACGCAGCTGTTCACGAAGTGA